The following are encoded together in the Onychostoma macrolepis isolate SWU-2019 chromosome 03, ASM1243209v1, whole genome shotgun sequence genome:
- the LOC131537842 gene encoding major histocompatibility complex class I-related gene protein isoform X2, translating to MFYLIFVVYILSATHTVFSESGSHSLWVFATFLTGESSAPFSEFTAVIMLDDIVIGHYNADERSFVPATVQESVNVTEQMTISTVCKGIHEGMKTKAYYLIDYLNYTKGLHVQQRLVGCELLRDEAGRMMTLEAFNGESGFERRYNVQGDQHTDWKWPVIKSRAQLEYDAWLYAHFYRPLCISQLRKYLKKEQKRVMAKVKPRVRVIKRYCREAGAVQMTCLATGFYPRHINLTLLQDGQPVNEEKITVGELLPNPDGTYQMRKSVELSAEEQREKHTYTCTVTHLSLDNKLDISIEPGPDPVIIVPSVLLLLCVFGFLAAFKIWRRRYAQPEQIIYIPASADDQTTEQLQM from the exons atgttttatttaatctttgtaGTGTACATATTGTCAGCCACACatactgtgttttctgaatcaG GGTCGCACTCGCTATGGGTCTTTGCTACATTTTTGACTGGAGAAAGTTCAGCGCCGTTCTCAGAGTTCACTGCTGTTATTATGCTGGATGATATTGTCATCGGTCACTATAACGCAGATGAGAGAAGTTTTGTCCCGGCGACGGTGCAAGAATCCGTTAATGTCACGGAGCAAATGACTATATCAACAGTCTGTAAAGGCATACACGAGGGCATGAAAACCAAAGCATACTACTTAATTGATTACCTAAATTATACAAAAG GCCTTCATGTGCAGCAGAGGCTGGTTGGATGTGAACTTCTCCGTGATGAGGCTGGCCGAATGATGACGCTGGAGGCCTTTAATGGCGAGAGTGGCTTTGAACGACGCTATAACGTTCAAGGAGACCAGCACACTGACTGGAAATGGCCTGTCATAAAGAGTAGGGCACAGCTGGAGTACGACGCGTGGCTCTATGCCCACTTCTACCGCCCCTTGTGCATTAGTCAGCTTAGGAAATATCTAAAAAAGGAGCAGAAGCGTGTGATGGCAAAAG TAAAGCCCAGAGTGAGAGTGATTAAACGCTATTGTAGGGAGGCAGGTGCAGTTCAGATGACCTGCCTGGCAACTGGTTTTTACCCACGTCACATTAATCTGACCCTGCTTCAAGATGGCCAGCCAGTTAATGAAGAGAAGATCACAGTAGGTGAACTGCTGCCCAACCCTGATGGAACCTATCAGATGAGGAAGAGTGTGGAACTCAGCGCCGAGGAACAAAGAGAAAAACACACCTACACTTGTACTGTAACTCACCTTAGCCTGGATAACAAGCTTGACATCAGTATAG aACCTGGTCCTGATCCTGTTATTATAGTTCCCTCTGTACTTCTATTGCTGTGTGTTTTTGGATTTCTGGCTGCCTTTAAAATATGGAGGAGGAGATATGCACAGCCTGAGCAG ATCATCTACATACCTGCCTCAG CTGATGACCAAACAACAGAACAACTGCAGATGTGA
- the si:dkey-225f5.4 gene encoding ZW10 interactor isoform X2, with product MAAERTEAFLERTDPSFLKSCNTTELQETGEGEIMAPYLMDCRRKQKHIFRQLCVVVDMIQLLAGLESVDQLLNEPCPQNPGNEARSAWKALKAEYQERVQEVEGMISTLQDRMEELQGKRKTLETLLSALQIKKEECKEKERITAKLNQRAEKQISFQLEDSIQAAQNSMNACDLRFSKLKDEVEKQQARISDWTILRDGLQTLVNVTHRNMAYRLLSVSSSELCLELLPRAAEKSLEPLRVSVTMTTNDEFHLQVFQGTAGLVEEAVNGRLRQVSAALVEVLERYISQGEMLSEIQALHYRFAIDWCPAEKLLIFLKTATTVCHLRVEEGYPSHGRATVLSVRKDGNLLDITDLKPPVQHPVLTEWLEFLSSNPNI from the exons atggcGGCGGAGAGAACTGAGGC GTTTCTGGAAAGGACTGACCCTTCCTTCCTGAAATCATGCAACACCACCGAACTGCAGGAAACAGGAGAGGGAGAAATTATGGCTCCTTATCTGATG gACTGCAGGCGAAAACAGAAGCATATATTCAGGCAGCTGTGTGTGGTGGTTGACATGATCCAGCTGCTGGCAGGTCTAGAGTCAGTGGATCAGCTGCTGAATGAGCCATGTCCCCAAAACCCAG GTAATGAAGCTCGTTCTGCATGGAAGGCTTTAAAAGCTGAATATCAGGAGAGAGTTCAGGAGGTGGAGGGGATGATCAGCACTCTCCAGGATCGCATGGAGGAGCTTCAGGGGAAACGGAAAACGCTGGAGACTCTACTGTCTGCTCTGCAGATAAAA AAAGAGGAGTGCAAAGAGAAGGAGAGAATCACAGCTAAACTAAATCAGAGAGCTGAG aaacaaatcAGCTTTCAGTTGGAAGACTCCATCCAGGCAGCCCAAAACTCGATGAATGCGTGTGATTTGCGGTTTTCTAAGCTCAAGGATGAGGTTGAAAAGCAGCAGGCTCGAATTAGTGACTGGACAATATTAAGAGATGG GCTGCAGACCTTGGTCAACGTGACTCACAGAAACATGGCGTACAGGCTGCTGTCAGTCAGTTCATCTGAGCTGTGCCTTGAGCTCTTGCCTCGTGCTGCCGAAAAATCACTTGAACCCCTGCGTGTCTCCGTCACCATGACAACCAACGATGAATTTCATCTTCAG GTGTTTCAGGGAACTGCTGGCCTTGTAGAGGAGGCAGTGAATGGGCGTCTTAGGCAAGTGAGCGCCGCCCTTGTGGAGGTGCTGGAGCGGTACATAAGTCAAGGAGAGATGCTGTCTGAGATTCAGGCTCTGCACTACAG GTTTGCGATTGATTGGTGTCCTGCTGAAAAGCTTCTGATCTTTCTCAAGACTGCGACCACCGTATGTCACCTGAGGGTTGAGGAGGGATATCCATCACACGGCCGAGCTACTGTCCTGTCTGTGAGGAAAGACGGCAATCTGCTTGATATCACTGATCTAAAG CCCCCAGTGCAACATCCTGTTCTGACAGAATGGCTTGAGTTTCTCTCCTCCAATCCGAACATCTGA
- the LOC131537842 gene encoding major histocompatibility complex class I-related gene protein isoform X1 has translation MFYLIFVVYILSATHTVFSESGSHSLWVFATFLTGESSAPFSEFTAVIMLDDIVIGHYNADERSFVPATVQESVNVTEQMTISTVCKGIHEGMKTKAYYLIDYLNYTKGLHVQQRLVGCELLRDEAGRMMTLEAFNGESGFERRYNVQGDQHTDWKWPVIKSRAQLEYDAWLYAHFYRPLCISQLRKYLKKEQKRVMAKVKPRVRVIKRYCREAGAVQMTCLATGFYPRHINLTLLQDGQPVNEEKITVGELLPNPDGTYQMRKSVELSAEEQREKHTYTCTVTHLSLDNKLDISIEPGPDPVIIVPSVLLLLCVFGFLAAFKIWRRRYAQPEQIIYIPASAADDQTTEQLQM, from the exons atgttttatttaatctttgtaGTGTACATATTGTCAGCCACACatactgtgttttctgaatcaG GGTCGCACTCGCTATGGGTCTTTGCTACATTTTTGACTGGAGAAAGTTCAGCGCCGTTCTCAGAGTTCACTGCTGTTATTATGCTGGATGATATTGTCATCGGTCACTATAACGCAGATGAGAGAAGTTTTGTCCCGGCGACGGTGCAAGAATCCGTTAATGTCACGGAGCAAATGACTATATCAACAGTCTGTAAAGGCATACACGAGGGCATGAAAACCAAAGCATACTACTTAATTGATTACCTAAATTATACAAAAG GCCTTCATGTGCAGCAGAGGCTGGTTGGATGTGAACTTCTCCGTGATGAGGCTGGCCGAATGATGACGCTGGAGGCCTTTAATGGCGAGAGTGGCTTTGAACGACGCTATAACGTTCAAGGAGACCAGCACACTGACTGGAAATGGCCTGTCATAAAGAGTAGGGCACAGCTGGAGTACGACGCGTGGCTCTATGCCCACTTCTACCGCCCCTTGTGCATTAGTCAGCTTAGGAAATATCTAAAAAAGGAGCAGAAGCGTGTGATGGCAAAAG TAAAGCCCAGAGTGAGAGTGATTAAACGCTATTGTAGGGAGGCAGGTGCAGTTCAGATGACCTGCCTGGCAACTGGTTTTTACCCACGTCACATTAATCTGACCCTGCTTCAAGATGGCCAGCCAGTTAATGAAGAGAAGATCACAGTAGGTGAACTGCTGCCCAACCCTGATGGAACCTATCAGATGAGGAAGAGTGTGGAACTCAGCGCCGAGGAACAAAGAGAAAAACACACCTACACTTGTACTGTAACTCACCTTAGCCTGGATAACAAGCTTGACATCAGTATAG aACCTGGTCCTGATCCTGTTATTATAGTTCCCTCTGTACTTCTATTGCTGTGTGTTTTTGGATTTCTGGCTGCCTTTAAAATATGGAGGAGGAGATATGCACAGCCTGAGCAG ATCATCTACATACCTGCCTCAG caGCTGATGACCAAACAACAGAACAACTGCAGATGTGA
- the si:dkey-225f5.4 gene encoding ZW10 interactor isoform X3 yields MTVIFIFVAAFLERTDPSFLKSCNTTELQETGEGEIMAPYLMDCRRKQKHIFRQLCVVVDMIQLLAGLESVDQLLNEPCPQNPGNEARSAWKALKAEYQERVQEVEGMISTLQDRMEELQGKRKTLETLLSALQIKKEECKEKERITAKLNQRAEKQISFQLEDSIQAAQNSMNACDLRFSKLKDEVEKQQARISDWTILRDGLQTLVNVTHRNMAYRLLSVSSSELCLELLPRAAEKSLEPLRVSVTMTTNDEFHLQVFQGTAGLVEEAVNGRLRQVSAALVEVLERYISQGEMLSEIQALHYRSDSSQVADKEKGSSTQRHHTTQVCD; encoded by the exons ATGACTGTCATCTTTATATTTGTGGCAGC GTTTCTGGAAAGGACTGACCCTTCCTTCCTGAAATCATGCAACACCACCGAACTGCAGGAAACAGGAGAGGGAGAAATTATGGCTCCTTATCTGATG gACTGCAGGCGAAAACAGAAGCATATATTCAGGCAGCTGTGTGTGGTGGTTGACATGATCCAGCTGCTGGCAGGTCTAGAGTCAGTGGATCAGCTGCTGAATGAGCCATGTCCCCAAAACCCAG GTAATGAAGCTCGTTCTGCATGGAAGGCTTTAAAAGCTGAATATCAGGAGAGAGTTCAGGAGGTGGAGGGGATGATCAGCACTCTCCAGGATCGCATGGAGGAGCTTCAGGGGAAACGGAAAACGCTGGAGACTCTACTGTCTGCTCTGCAGATAAAA AAAGAGGAGTGCAAAGAGAAGGAGAGAATCACAGCTAAACTAAATCAGAGAGCTGAG aaacaaatcAGCTTTCAGTTGGAAGACTCCATCCAGGCAGCCCAAAACTCGATGAATGCGTGTGATTTGCGGTTTTCTAAGCTCAAGGATGAGGTTGAAAAGCAGCAGGCTCGAATTAGTGACTGGACAATATTAAGAGATGG GCTGCAGACCTTGGTCAACGTGACTCACAGAAACATGGCGTACAGGCTGCTGTCAGTCAGTTCATCTGAGCTGTGCCTTGAGCTCTTGCCTCGTGCTGCCGAAAAATCACTTGAACCCCTGCGTGTCTCCGTCACCATGACAACCAACGATGAATTTCATCTTCAG GTGTTTCAGGGAACTGCTGGCCTTGTAGAGGAGGCAGTGAATGGGCGTCTTAGGCAAGTGAGCGCCGCCCTTGTGGAGGTGCTGGAGCGGTACATAAGTCAAGGAGAGATGCTGTCTGAGATTCAGGCTCTGCACTACAG GTCGGATTCATCACAAGTCGCTGATAAAGAAAAAGGTTCATCAACCCAAAGACACCATACAACTCAG GTTTGCGATTGA
- the si:dkey-225f5.4 gene encoding ZW10 interactor isoform X1: protein MTVIFIFVAAFLERTDPSFLKSCNTTELQETGEGEIMAPYLMDCRRKQKHIFRQLCVVVDMIQLLAGLESVDQLLNEPCPQNPGNEARSAWKALKAEYQERVQEVEGMISTLQDRMEELQGKRKTLETLLSALQIKKEECKEKERITAKLNQRAEKQISFQLEDSIQAAQNSMNACDLRFSKLKDEVEKQQARISDWTILRDGLQTLVNVTHRNMAYRLLSVSSSELCLELLPRAAEKSLEPLRVSVTMTTNDEFHLQVFQGTAGLVEEAVNGRLRQVSAALVEVLERYISQGEMLSEIQALHYRFAIDWCPAEKLLIFLKTATTVCHLRVEEGYPSHGRATVLSVRKDGNLLDITDLKPPVQHPVLTEWLEFLSSNPNI, encoded by the exons ATGACTGTCATCTTTATATTTGTGGCAGC GTTTCTGGAAAGGACTGACCCTTCCTTCCTGAAATCATGCAACACCACCGAACTGCAGGAAACAGGAGAGGGAGAAATTATGGCTCCTTATCTGATG gACTGCAGGCGAAAACAGAAGCATATATTCAGGCAGCTGTGTGTGGTGGTTGACATGATCCAGCTGCTGGCAGGTCTAGAGTCAGTGGATCAGCTGCTGAATGAGCCATGTCCCCAAAACCCAG GTAATGAAGCTCGTTCTGCATGGAAGGCTTTAAAAGCTGAATATCAGGAGAGAGTTCAGGAGGTGGAGGGGATGATCAGCACTCTCCAGGATCGCATGGAGGAGCTTCAGGGGAAACGGAAAACGCTGGAGACTCTACTGTCTGCTCTGCAGATAAAA AAAGAGGAGTGCAAAGAGAAGGAGAGAATCACAGCTAAACTAAATCAGAGAGCTGAG aaacaaatcAGCTTTCAGTTGGAAGACTCCATCCAGGCAGCCCAAAACTCGATGAATGCGTGTGATTTGCGGTTTTCTAAGCTCAAGGATGAGGTTGAAAAGCAGCAGGCTCGAATTAGTGACTGGACAATATTAAGAGATGG GCTGCAGACCTTGGTCAACGTGACTCACAGAAACATGGCGTACAGGCTGCTGTCAGTCAGTTCATCTGAGCTGTGCCTTGAGCTCTTGCCTCGTGCTGCCGAAAAATCACTTGAACCCCTGCGTGTCTCCGTCACCATGACAACCAACGATGAATTTCATCTTCAG GTGTTTCAGGGAACTGCTGGCCTTGTAGAGGAGGCAGTGAATGGGCGTCTTAGGCAAGTGAGCGCCGCCCTTGTGGAGGTGCTGGAGCGGTACATAAGTCAAGGAGAGATGCTGTCTGAGATTCAGGCTCTGCACTACAG GTTTGCGATTGATTGGTGTCCTGCTGAAAAGCTTCTGATCTTTCTCAAGACTGCGACCACCGTATGTCACCTGAGGGTTGAGGAGGGATATCCATCACACGGCCGAGCTACTGTCCTGTCTGTGAGGAAAGACGGCAATCTGCTTGATATCACTGATCTAAAG CCCCCAGTGCAACATCCTGTTCTGACAGAATGGCTTGAGTTTCTCTCCTCCAATCCGAACATCTGA
- the nr1d1 gene encoding nuclear receptor subfamily 1 group D member 1, producing MTLLGLNMTTAVDTNNTGGVISYIGSCGGSPNRTSPVSMYSENSNSSLQSYTQPCFGSSFPPSPNGSHDSSRMYTSSSSSSSGSGEEGSSSCSGGSPRGRDDVGSARNSPNKSVATLTKLNGMVLLCKVCGDVASGFHYGVHACEGCKGFFRRSIQQNIQYKKCLKNETCTIMRINRNRCQQCRFKKCLSVGMSRDAVRFGRIPKREKQRMLAEMQNAMNNMVNNQLQNEFQLASITSNTPCSSSSSPSSSPCPGLTLGPQPQPPAVPIASSPSPPAPTSPSVQPAQSPSALTSSPPPCSSPGVDKTIAAITRAHRETFIYAHDKLGPALLPHNGELDNQSSNRCMAGYHLNGHNTIYHHDNNIAHHCSNFEMPPENGLHFQAPGQHQQHNNNGQQTPNSNLFGIHHSQEMNSSSQGQNCPWKKHKEILLACPMNMHPYSDPNKTPQEIWEDFSLSFTPAVREVVEFAKHIPGFSTLSQNDQVTLLKAGTFEVLMVRFSSLFNVKERSVTFISGTTYSVEALKSMGMGDLLGTMFDFSEKLNALELSAEELGLFTAVVLVSADRSGIENVNSVEMLQESLIRALRSLVSKNAPNDASRFTKLLLKLPDLRTLNNMHSEKLLSFRIDA from the exons atgactttacTGGGGCTCAACATGACGACAGCAGTAGACACAAACAACACAG GTGGGGTAATATCATACATCGGATCGTGTGGAGGGTCTCCCAACCGCACCAGCCCTGTGTCCATGTACAGTGAGAATTCCAACAGCAGCCTGCAGTCCTATACACAACCCTGCTTTGGCTCTTCATTCCCACCTTCCCCCAATGGATCCCACGATTCCTCACGGATGTacaccagcagcagcagctcgaGTTCAGGATCAGGAGAGGAAGGAAGCTCATCGTGCTCTGGTGGATCCCCAAGAGGCCGCGATGATGTTGGAAGTGCACGCAATTCACCCAACAAATCAGTCGCCACCCTTACTA AGCTGAATGGAATGGTGTTGCTGTGCAAAGTGTGTGGCGACGTGGCTTCAGGATTTCACTATGGTGTCCATGCCTGTGAGGGCTGCAAG GGTTTCTTTCGACGCAGCATCCAGCAGAACATCCAGTACAAAAAGTGCCTTAAGAACGAAACCTGTACCATTATGaggatcaaccggaaccggtgCCAGCAGTGCCGTTTCAAAAAGTGTCTGTCTGTGGGAATGTCCCGGGATG CTGTTCGTTTCGGCCGTATCCCGAAACGCGAGAAACAGCGTATGCTGGCCGAGATGCAGAACGCCATGAACAACATGGTGAACAACCAGCTTCAGAATGAATTCCAGCTGGCGAGCATCACATCCAACACCCCCTGCTCTTCGTCTTCATCCCCATCCTCATCTCCGTGCCCGGGGCTTACACTGGGACCGCAACCCCAGCCCCCCGCAGTGCCCATAGCATCGTCCCCTTCCCCTCCGGCCCCAACCTCCCCTTCGGTGCAGCCTGCTCAGAGTCCCTCGGCTCTGACTTCTTCTCCACCACCGTGCTCCAGTCCAGGGGTAGACAAAACCATCGCCGCCATAACCAGAGCACACCGCGAGACTTTCATCTATGCCCATGATAAGTTAGGTCCAGCACTTCTGCCTCACAACGGTGAACTGGACAACCAGAGCAGCAACCGCTGCATGGCTGGATATCACCTCAATGGCCACAACACCATCTACCACCATGATAATAATATCGCTCATCATTGCAGCAACTTTGAGATGCCACCAGAAAATGGCCTCCATTTTCAAGCGCCTGGACAACATCAGCAGCACAATAACAACGGTCAGCAAACTCCAAACAGTAACCTCTTTGGCATCCACCACAGTCAGGAGATGAACAGCAGCTCCCAGGGTCAGAACTGTCCGTGGAAAAAACACAAGGAGATTCTGCTG GCTTGTCCAATGAACATGCATCCTTACTCAGACCCTAACAAAACACCACAGGAAATCTGGGAAGACTTCTCTCTTAGCTTCACCCCAGCGGTCAGAGAGGTGGTGGAGTTCGCCAAACACATCCCAGGGTTTAGCACGCTATCCCAGAACGACCAGGTCACTTTGCTGAAGGCCGGAACGTTTGAG GTCCTCATGGTGCGCTTCTCCTCTCTGTTTAACGTAAAAGAGAGGTCTGTAACGTTCATCTCGGGCACCACCTACAGCGTGGAGGCCCTGAAAAGCATGGGCATGGGTGATCTGCTGGGAACCATGTTCGACTTCAGTGAAAAACTCAACGCATTAGAGCTCTCAGCAGAAGAACTCGGACTCTTCACTGCAGTCGTGCTGGTGTCTGCAG ACCGTTCTGGCATTGAAAACGTGAATTCAGTGGAGATGCTTCAGGAAAGTTTAATCCGGGCTCTCCGATCCCTCGTCAGCAAGAACGCCCCTAATGACGCCTCCCGATTCACCAAGCTGCTGCTCAAACTTCCTGACCTGCGCACGCTGAATAACATGCACTCAGAGAAGCTGCTCTCTTTCCGCATTGACGCCTGA
- the msl1a gene encoding male-specific lethal 1-like 1, giving the protein MTMRSTVFTSGGHRLDTSLSRKPAGAHESLKKESRDFATHVLSTIHNSVNQKHHLHSKANISRRNALSCPDQSPAGNLGQEENWETLGALTLPSTKQMGAEGSPVKSKSLFCQASHNHVGKMDPMVSNGSNQRREVGAVVGVPSPENSPDGKRRNVRKGSGLVDTQTSCIRQILLLQLELIEQQQKQLHNKSKEIDDLKAEKEMLMARIERMERRLQMVKKEGTGRHPSRTPRRKEPEAEAEAAATDDVQQSEERVQTPKQMHFGRGGKSLRRRFLFQDSRMSRSRRGQPRSPPPPQDSPTVKEEPQEETELELQSQSEELPYLTTTEMYLCRWHQPPPSPWRDPSPVHEDTVAVPSWRESILEPLGQKEVSDIPECLDDNVFLKRHSKLELDEKRRKRWDIQRIREQRMFQRLQQRMNRRKVIQESEPELLSFYPDPEDVESIMVTPFLPVVAFGRPLPNLKQQNFDLPWLDEHSRCRAEATKKRTPHRTCRK; this is encoded by the exons ATGACTATGCGATCCACTGTGTTCACGAgtggaggacacagactggacaCGAGCCTCAGCAGGAAGCCAGCAGGAGCCCATGAATCCCTGAAGAAGGAAAGCCGCGACTTTGCCACCCATGTGCTGAGCACGATCCACAACAGCGTAAATCAAAAGCATCACCTGCACAGCAAAGCAAATATCAGCCGCCGGAACGCGTTGAGCTGCCCTGACCAATCTCCAGCAGGGAACCTCGGGCAGGAGGAGAACTGGGAGACGCTGGGGGCCTTGACACTCCCGTCAACCAAGCAGATGGGGGCCGAAGGTTCCCCAGTCAAGAGCAAATCACTGTTTTGTCAGGCCAGTCACAACCACGTGGGGAAAATGGATCCCATGGTATCAAATGGCAGCAATCAGCGGAGAGAAGTTGGGGCGGTCGTGGGGGTCCCTTCGCCGGAGAACAGTCCCGATGGGAAGCGTCGCAATGTGAGGAAAGGCTCCGGCCTCGTGGACACGCAGACCAGCTGCATCCGACAGATCCTGCTGCTGCAACTGGAACTGATTGAACAGCAGCAGAAGCAACTGCACAACAAGAGCAAAGAGATCGATGACCTCAAAGCTGAAAAAGAGATG ctAATGGCCCGAATTGAACGCATGGAGCGTCGGCTGCAGATGGTGAAAAAAGAGGGTACAGGACGCCATCCTTCTCGGACTCCTCGCCGTAAGGAACCTGAGGCTGAGGCTGAGGCTGCTGCCACAGATGACGTCCAGCAATCTGAGGAGCGGGTCCAAACCCCAAAGCAAATGCACTTTGGAAGAGGAGGAAAAAGCCTGAGAAG GAGGTTTCTTTTCCAGGACTCGCGGATGAGTAGGTCACGACGTGGGCAGCCCAggtcaccaccaccaccacaggATAGCCCAACTGTGAAGGAGGAACCCCAGGAAGAGACAGAGCTTGAATTGCAGTCTCAGTCGGAGGAACTGCCCTACCTGACTACCACAGAGATGTACCTCTGCCGCTGGCATCAGCCGCCTCCGTCACCTTGGCGAGACCCCTCCCCTGTGCATGAAGACACAGTTGCAG TTCCTTCTTGGCGGGAGAGTATCTTAGAGCCTTTGGGGCAGAAAGAGGTGTCGGACATCCCTGAG TGTCTAGATGATAATGTCTTTCTGAAGAGGCATTCAAAACTTGAGCTGGATGAAAAGAGGAGGAAGAG GTGGGATATCCAGCGTATTCGTGAGCAGAGGATGTTTCAGCGCCTGCAGCAGAGGATGAACAGGAGGAAGGTCATTCAGGAGAGCGAACCAGAGCTGCTCTCTTTCTATCCAGACCCCGAAGATG TGGAGTCTATTATGGTGACACCCTTCCTGCCAGTGGTGGCTTTTGGAAGACCTCTTCCCAACCTGAAACAGCA aAACTTTGACCTGCCCTGGCTGGATGAGCATAGTCGTTGTCGAGCGGAGGCGACTAAGAAACGGACGCCTCATCGGACATGTCGCAAATGA